The genomic region CCGGGTGCGGCGCCATGCGTTCATGACGCCGCCATACGCCGTCGCCACCGACTCTCTGGCGGAAGAATTTCTCGAGACTGACGATCCGTGCGGTGTCTACGCCGATGCGGCCGTCGCCCTCAAGCCCGAGAAGAGCATCCACTGCCTCTCGCCGGGTGTGCTGGCCCGGGAGATCGAGGCGCTCGGGGTCGCCGAAGGCATGCGCATCCTGCACGTCGAAACCGGAGGCGGATATTACACCGCGGTACTGGCGGAGATCGTCGGCGAGCGCGGATCAGTGGTCGGCATCAACTACGAGGAAGACATCGCGGAAATGGCCGCCTCGTTCTTGGCCAAGGCCGGCTACACCAACGTGAACATCCTCTGCGGCGACGGCGCCGCCGGTGTCCCGGAAGCCGGACCCTTCGACCGCGTTCTGGTCAGTGCGGGAGCCTCGGATATTGCCCCGGCCTGGATCGAACAGCTCTATGACGACGGGCGCCTGGTGTTGCCACTGTGCCATCTGGGTCCTTTGGGACCACGGATCAGCGGCGGCGTGATCTTGGCCGTCGAAAAGGCCACCGACGGGCTCACCGGGAACATTTCTTCAGTGGCCGTCTTCGTGCCGCTGCAGGGCGTCATGGCCCCCACAACGGGGGAGAGTGTCTCTCTCGCCGAGGGACTGCAGCGCTGGTTTGCGCTGGAGGAATTCTATCGGACCGAGCTGCCGATCCGTATCCTGATGAAATCCGCCGCGGGACACCCGCCAGATCCCGCGGGCGTGCTCTGGTTCATG from Candidatus Binatia bacterium harbors:
- a CDS encoding class I SAM-dependent methyltransferase produces the protein MTHSEAAINEACNAMVDDLVRRRIIRTPAVERAFRRVRRHAFMTPPYAVATDSLAEEFLETDDPCGVYADAAVALKPEKSIHCLSPGVLAREIEALGVAEGMRILHVETGGGYYTAVLAEIVGERGSVVGINYEEDIAEMAASFLAKAGYTNVNILCGDGAAGVPEAGPFDRVLVSAGASDIAPAWIEQLYDDGRLVLPLCHLGPLGPRISGGVILAVEKATDGLTGNISSVAVFVPLQGVMAPTTGESVSLAEGLQRWFALEEFYRTELPIRILMKSAAGHPPDPAGVLWFMETRNAAMWVEPN